A region from the Anaerobacillus sp. CMMVII genome encodes:
- a CDS encoding acyl-CoA desaturase: protein MKELKTFGWYASKVSSSLPKESFQPVPTRLLGGLAYLAVVISSIVILAVFQLSPLIVVALTVILGFSYAAMGFLGHEILHGTVVRTPWLRNFLGAVFFWPLCTGPRLWRKWHNIEHHIHTQDEAKDPDAWPTINQAMQNLVVRWVYKLPLSIRAFFGFLFLSIQFSLHSLSMFKLYLKEFTGKNRSAVIFQLLLPWLSWFALLLIIGLQQWVFAFLLPLLIANLIVMSYISTNHRLNPLVDVNDPLANSLTVTVPKWLDILHFNFSYHTEHHLFPAMNPKFYPLVKEQILARWPERYHQMSLARALITLWKTPRVYHEKRNLIDPHGNTLYETLGNGLNPKDIQSRKL from the coding sequence ATGAAAGAACTTAAGACGTTTGGTTGGTATGCTTCAAAAGTTTCCTCGTCTTTACCAAAGGAATCTTTTCAACCAGTTCCAACTCGACTATTAGGTGGACTTGCTTACCTTGCAGTTGTCATTAGTAGTATTGTGATCTTAGCGGTGTTTCAACTATCACCGCTTATAGTTGTGGCTTTAACTGTAATTTTGGGCTTTAGTTATGCGGCTATGGGATTTTTAGGACATGAAATTTTACATGGGACGGTAGTAAGAACTCCGTGGTTACGAAACTTTCTTGGGGCAGTTTTCTTTTGGCCACTCTGTACGGGGCCGCGTCTTTGGCGTAAATGGCATAATATAGAGCACCATATTCATACTCAAGACGAAGCCAAGGATCCGGATGCCTGGCCAACTATCAATCAAGCAATGCAAAACTTAGTGGTTCGATGGGTATATAAGTTACCTTTATCAATAAGGGCGTTTTTTGGATTTCTCTTTTTATCCATTCAATTTTCTTTACATTCTTTGAGTATGTTTAAGCTTTATCTTAAAGAATTCACAGGAAAAAATCGGTCTGCTGTTATATTTCAGTTGCTATTACCATGGCTATCTTGGTTTGCTTTATTATTGATAATCGGTCTTCAACAATGGGTTTTTGCGTTTCTATTGCCACTATTAATTGCCAATTTAATTGTCATGAGCTATATCTCAACAAATCATCGTTTAAATCCACTTGTAGACGTTAACGATCCCTTAGCTAATTCTTTAACAGTAACGGTCCCAAAATGGTTAGATATTCTGCATTTTAATTTTTCTTATCATACGGAGCATCATTTGTTTCCAGCAATGAATCCAAAATTTTATCCACTTGTTAAAGAACAAATTTTAGCGAGATGGCCTGAACGTTATCATCAAATGTCATTGGCAAGAGCATTAATTACACTTTGGAAAACGCCACGAGTTTACCATGAGAAAAGGAATTTAATTGATCCACATGGCAATACCCTTTATGAAACGTTAGGAAATGGATTAAATCCTAAGGATATACAGTCCAGGAAACTATAA